A region of the Nocardia asteroides genome:
GACGACCTGATCGATGTCTATCACCGGGCGCTGTGGGACACCGCGATGTCCGGAGCGATCAATGCCGTTGCCCCGCAACCGGTTCGCAATACCGAGTACACCGAGGTCCTCGCCGGAGTGCTGCACCGGCCCGCACTGTTGCGGGTACCCGGGTTCGGTCCCGCGCTGCTGCTCGGCAGTGAAGGCAACCGGGAACTGGCCTCCGCGAGTCAGCGCGTCGTTCCCGCGCGGCTGGCAGCGGCCGGTCACCGATTCCGTACGCCGACCCTGGAACCGGCGCTGCGGCATCTGCTCGGCAAGTCGGCGACCTGACCTTTCCGGTCGAGGAGCGGTATCCGGCTGACGTCGAATTCCGGCGTAGGCCCGCGTCGAAGCGCTTTTCGTCATCGGCGCCACCCGACAGTGCGAAACGTCGTCATCGCACGCTGCGAGTCGCAAGACGAGGCAGTGTCGCTCCAGGCGAGCGCCTGGGCTTACATCTGTCGTTCATTATGGGTGTGCTCGACAATTGCGCACTCACGCGGCGCAGCTGCGCCAGCGGCGAGACTCGAATCGGTGTGAGTCGAAGGTGCATCAATATAAGAGTGCTTTCGGTGGTGGTCAGGACGAGTGCGGCGCGGAGCCCGTAGCGCGAGCAGGTCGGGGAGCGCTGTTCGATCAGCTGGGCCACGCGGGTGAGCACCGGGGCGCGCTCCTCGGCGCTGGAACTGCCGACGGCGGTCTCCGCCGCAGCGGGGGTGCGTGTCAGGCGAGCCGGTCGGCGGCGTCGCGCAGGCTGTCGACTCGCTCCACGCCGTCGGGGAGGAAGACCGCCTCCCATCCCGGGCCGCCGACCAGCACCCGGGCGCCCGCGCCGAGACAGGCGCGCACCGCGGAGGTCAACGCGGTGGACTCCTGCTGCGACCACAGCAGCACGGCGGCGGGGCGGTCGAACCGGGCGAGGGTGTCGGCGAGTGCGGCGGCGGGCACGTCGGCGCCGAGCATCCGCGCTCCGGCGCCGCGTTCGGCGAGAGCCGCCCGCAGCACCTCCAACGGCAGCGAATGCGTCTCTCCGCTGGTGCAGGCGAGCACCACCGGTGTCGTACCGCCGAGCACGGGCGGCGGGTTCGTCCGGTGCAGCACCGAGATGACGCACCAGGACAGCAAGTGCTCGACATCGATGCAGCCCTCGCCGCCGAGCTGCCGATCGACGATGTCGGCGAAAGCGGGACGGCACAGCAGGTCCCACGTGTCCACCACCCCGAACGCGCGGACGTGCGCTTCGAGCTGGCTCGACACCGAGGTGGTGTCCAGCGCGAAGGCCGCGGCCAGCAGCGATTCGCGCCTGCCGAGCGTCGGCGCCGGCCCGCGTACCGCCGCGGCCGCCCCCGCAGGGCTCGCTCCCGCGCGGATGAGGGTCAGCATCCGCTCGAGCGTGGCGATGTCGGCTTCGGTGTACAGGCGGTGCTTACCCGGGCGATGTTGCGGGGGGCCGATGTCGTAGCGGCGATTCCAGCTGCGCAGCGTCGCGGTCGGGATGCCGAGGCGTTCGGCGACCGCGCGCACCGTGTATCCGGCCGCGTCGGACACGGGGACGGAACCGGCGGGCATCGCCCTATTCTGCCCGCCGCCCCGTGGGGGATCCGTCCCGCCCGGGTGGTTGCGTTCTACGGCGAGGCCGCGCGGTCGTGGCACGGCGTCATCCCGGCCGCGCGTGGGCGGGGGTCGCGGCGGTCGAGTCGACCCCGACCGCGATGTCCTTGGCGCGCTGCGGTTGTCCGGCGAAGGCGTGCTCGAGCGTCACGGTGCCACCGAGATCCGAGCCGAGGCGGGCTGCGACCGACAGCCGGAAAGCATCGGGTGCGGAGGCGGATGCAGGCGTCGGAGCGTGCTCGTGCCATCCGGCCATGAGTGCCGTAGCGCGGGCGGTTGTGTCGTCCGTCCCGCCGCCCAACCCGAGCCGGACGAGGGCAGGCGGAAGCCCCGTCCGGCGGTCGCGATGCCGACGAGACGGGGCACCGTCGTCCGCGTCATGAGCTCTCCTGACAAATGGCCGTTGCATCAATTATGCATCGTTATTATGCTAAGGTTGTTCGCATCGCCGATTTTCGAGGAGTTAGCGTGCACCGTCGCAATCTGCTGCGTACGTCGTCCCGCCTGCTCGCCGGGGCGGTGTCGGCGCTGTCGGCGACGGCTCTGATGGCCGGAGGCGCCACCGCGGCGCCAGGTCCGGCCGCCGGACCCGCGCCGGTACCGCGCCTCGAGCTGGACCGGTATCTGGGCACGTGGCGTCAGCTCGCCGCCGTCCCGCAGTACTTCAACCTGGCCTGCGCGCGCGACACCCAGGCGAACTACTCCCTCGATCCGCAAGGCAACATCGCGGTACGCAACACCTGCACGACGTGGGCGAACACCCGCAACGAGATCAACGGCACCGCGGTGGTCAACGATCGGGAGACCGGGGCACAGTTGCACGTCAGCTTCCCCAGCGTGCCGACCCAGGAGGGCTTGGAGGGCCCGACCAACTACATCGTCACCGCGCTCGGTCCGGACTACTCGTGGGCAGTGGTCACCGACCCGAGCCGGGTATCGGGATTCGTCCTGGCGCGCGCCGCCTCCCTGGACGCGGGTACCTGGCAGCAGGTGCGCGCGGCGATCACGGCGGCGGGCCAGAACCCGTGCCTGTACCTGACCTCGCCGACCACCGGCGGTGACTCGCGCATCGTGCCGCTCTGCACGGGGTGAGCAAGGTTGCTCGGCGCTCGCGAGGATCGCGTCGTCGGCGGTATGGCTGAGCCGCCCGATGCCGCTCCGGCGCGGCCCTCACGACCGCCGAGCACGACCGCCGTACCGGGAGGCTCGACGATGAACATCCATGCCGCCCGGCGGGAGCGTGTCCGATGACCGTCACGATCGCTCTGTTCACTCGTGACCTCCGGGTGCGGGACAATCCGGTGCTGACCGCGGCCCACCGAGAAGGCGCGGTGGTGCCGCTGTTCGTGCTCGACGACGCCATCCTCTCCGGCGGATTCGCCGCGCCCAACCGTGCCCGGTTCCTGTGCGCGGCCCTCGCCGAGTTGGACGACGAATTGCGCGCCGCCGGCGGCGGTTTGATCCTGCGCCGGGGTGAGGTGGCCGCGGAGGTGGACCGCGTCGTCGCCCAGGTGCACGCCGAAAGCGTGCACGTAGCCGCCGACGTCAGCGGCTACAGCCGTCATCGGGCGCGCGCGCTGCGCGAACGTCTGTCACGCCGAGGCTGTCTGCTGCATTTGCATGCCGCCACCATCACCGCCGCCGATCCGGAGACACTACGGCCCGCCACCGGCCGCGACCACTTCGCGATATTCAGCCCGTATTTCCGGCGCTGGTCCGACGCATCGCAGCGCCGTCCGCTCGGCAAGCCGCGCGACCTCACGGTGCCGCAGGTGTCGAGCCTGCCGCTGCCGGACCCGGGCGAACTGTGCGCGGGCCCGACCTCGCCGCGGCTGGCCGTCGGCGGGGAGACCACGGGCCGCCGGATCATGCGCGACTGGCTTGCCGGACCGATCGAGCACTACGACCGCGACAACGACGACCTCGCCGCCGACGCCACCTCCCGGCTGTCGCCGTATCTGCATTTCGGCTGCGTGTCCCCGGTGGAGCTGGTGCAGCGGGTGGACACGGCCACCGCGGGCGGGCACGCCTTCGCCCGGCAGCTGGCCTGGCGCGACTTCCACCACCAGCTGCTGGCCGCCCGCCCGTCCGCGGCCTGGAGGGACTACCGCGACCGCTCGATCCGCTGGCGGGAGGACCACCAGGCGGTCGAGGCGTGGCGGGAGGGACGCACGGGCCACCCGATCGTGGACGCCGGGATGCGGCAGCTGCGCGCGGAGGGTTGGATGCACAACCGGGCGCGACTGATCACGGCCAGCTTCCTGACCAAGTCGCTGCGCGTGGACTGGCGGGTGGGTGCGGAGCACTTCCTGCGCTGGCTGGTGGACGGCGACTTGGCGAACAACCAGCTCAACTGGCAGTGGGTCGCGGGCACGGGGACCGACACCAGGCCGAACCGGGTGCTCAATCCGTTGCGTCAAGCCGAGCGCTACGACCCCGACGGCGCGTACGTGCGGCGCTGGGTGCCCGAGCTGGCGCACCTGCCCGGTGCGCGCATCCACCGACCGTGGCGCGCGCAGGTCGACCCGGCGGACTATCCGGCGCCGATCATCGATGTGGTGGGAATGTAGCGTCCACCGACCGTCACCGGGGTAGCTCGCCGCGCGGCTGCGCGGCCATCGCCGTCACAGCGTCGGCGACCGACTCGAATGCTCGCACCACGTTCTCCAATTCGTCGCCCACCTCCCGCATCCCGGCCACCGTCGCGAGGTCGTCGGTGTCGAAGTACCACCGTGCGAACAGGCGGCGGAAAGCGTCGTCGGCGTCGTCGGCCAGTCGCGAGATCTCGGCGCGATAGCGCGCGGGCCAGGTGGCATCGGTCGTTGTCGCGAACGATCGAGCCGTGCCCCGCCCGCACTCCTCGACGATGCCGATGACTTCGACGATTTCGTCCGCGAGCGTCGTCACGCCGTGCCGGTGCGCACGCTCGGCCACCGTCCGGAGGTGGACGACGACGCTGTGCAGGGCACTGCCGAGGCGACACCGGTCGGTCGCCGCAGGGCTGTCCAGCGGTGCGCACACGGTGCTGTCTGCCAGTATCGCGAGCCGCGCGTGCACCGCCGCGTGATCGGCGGGGACTCGACCGAGCCTGCCCAGCATCGCCGCGGCCAGCCCCACCGCGCCCGCCGAATGCTGGAAACGGTCGTGCGATTCACTCCAGGCCAACGGTTGCGACGACGACACATGTGCTCCTGACAGCTGCTCGAAACGTGGGCGTGATGCGATGATCCACTCCCGCGGCCCCGACCGGCGTCGCGACACGAATGATTCGAAGAGACAGGTGTCGTGGATCAACCCTTCCCGAGTGCCGTCCTACCGCTGCGCCTCGAGCGCATGAACCATTCGAGCTCCGGCGTTCGCTTCCGAATCCCTCTCGCACGCGCTTGAATTGAGGTGTCGAGGATTTGCCATGTCCCAGGAAAGGGGCCTGTCATGGGCACCGTCGAAATCGCGATCACCATCGGCCGCATCATGGACACCTTGCAGAAGGCGCTGATTCTGCTCATTCTCTGATCACACCGCTGCCGGGCGAGCGGCCGAGGTCGCTCGGCAACCGGGACAAGCGCATCGTTCTGCTGGTCGATCAGTCGCCGTACACCGACCGGTGGAAGTCCCATGCATCGGTGACGAGGTCGCCGGAAGCATCGCCCTGGCGGCGGTCGGCAACGGCGCGGGTGTCGCGAGCGCGGCGCCGGGCCATGACGACCGGGGGCGCAACCCTGTGCCCGAGCAGCGCCACAACGATCCGCAGCCCAGCCCGCATGGATTCTGGTTCTTCAACCAGTGGTCGATTACCTCGCAGGTAATCGACCCGGCGGGTGTCATCGGTCAGGCTCGACACATGGTGACCGACAGCATGCGGCAAACCCGATCTCCACTGGCCGGTGCGTTGCGCGGACTGGCGCTCGGCCGAGTCGTGCTGGGGGCGGCCGCCCTCGTGGGCCCGGCGAGGCTGGCCGAGGCGCTGGGCGTGCGCCCCACACCCGAACTCGATTACATGAGCCGGATATTCGGCGCGCGGGCGATCGCGCTGGGGCTCGGATACCTGACCGCGCCGCCCGAAGAGCTGCCGCGCTGGCAGCGTCTCGCGCTGATGGTGGACTTCCTCGACACCGCGCATGGCGGGATTCGCCTGCTGCGCAGTGACGTCCCGCGTCCGACCGCGGCCGCCCTGGTCGCGTTGACCGGCGGCTACCTGCTCGTCGGCGCTACCCGGCTGGCCGAGGACCTGCTGTGAGCGCATTTGGCAGACTGGGGCGATGGCGACCGTTGTAGCATTCCACGCGCACCCGGACGACGAGACGCTGCTGACCGGCGGCACGCTGGCCAAACTGTCGGCCGCCGGGCACCGGACCGTGATCGTCGTGGCCACCGACGGTCACATGGCCGATCTGGACGGCCGGAAACCGTTGCGGCTCAGCGAGTTGGAGTCCAGCGCCGCCGCTCTCGGCGTGCACCGGGTGGTGCACCTGGGCTACGCCGACAGCGGGCACGGCGCTGTGTTGTACGCGGACCCGCCGGACCGGAGGCGATTCGTCCGCGCCGATCCCGAGGAGGCGGCGCAACGGTTGGCGGCCATCCTCCGCGCGGAGAACGCCGAAATCCTGCTCAGCTACGACAGCAACGGCGGGTACGGCCACCGCGACCATGTTCGCGTGCACGAGGTCGGCAAGCGCGCGGCCGAACTCGCCGGTGTTTCGCGTGTCCTCGACGCCACCCTGCCGCGCGAAAGTTACGCGCGCCTGATCCATGTGCTGCGGTTGTCGCGAATTCCCCTGCCCGACGACCCATCCGCCCTCGTTTCGCGGTACAGTCCGCGCTCGGCGATCACCCACCGCATCGACGTCGCCGCCCATGCCGCCCAGCGCAAGACCGCTCTGGCCGCCCACCGCTCGATCATCGAGGGCTCCAGCCGCTTCGCCACCATCGCGAAGACGCTCTCGGGCCTACCCACACCGGTCCTCGCCCGAGTGCTGCGCTGGGAATGGTTCGCCGAAGAGGGAGCTGCCTCCACCTCCGCCACGCCTCTCGACGACATATTCCGGCCCGCGCCTCGCTGATCGGCAGGGGCTATCGCACGGGAGTCGGCTACCGGAGTTCTTCATCCCCTCCGGCGGGCCGGCCGACTGCACCGGATTCTCTTCTCCGCCGGAGGGGACGGTAGTTCTTGCTTTCCGGGCAGTTCACCTACCCGGCCAACCAGACTCTTCATCTCCAACGACAGCGACTATATACCGGCCTTCACAGGATGTCTACATTCTGGAGTGTAGTTTTCGGCTATCGGACGCTGAGGTCACGGTCTGTGGGGGCTCTGCGATTGATCGCCGAACCGATCGAGATCGCCGCCGACGAGGAAGGTATCTACACCGACGCCGACCGGAAGGTGGGGAGTGGGTACACGACCACCCCTCCGAGATCCTCACCCTCCGCCAGGAGATCACCGCACAGATACTCGACGTCGACATGGTGCGCGAACGTGTGACTCTGCCGCTCGAGGCGCTGCGAGAAGATCCGCCAGGTCGGGTCGGTACTCGATGACCCTGCCGCAAACTACGGGCGCGAAAGTCACTACTGTGTAACGAATTTTGGACATCCGACCGATAGCCGACTCGGGTGCGGTGAGCGCGCTCATCTCGAGTTGGAGGTCAACTATGTCGCAGTGGAGGAGAAGTCCGCGCACCGTTCGGCAGTCGGTCCTGCTGGCCGCAGTCGCCGGGACGGTGGCGCTTGCTCCGGCCGCGCTTGTCATACCGGCATTCGCAACCCCTGATCGAACCCCGGTTACTACCGCACCCGTCACCACCGCGCCCGTGACGACGCTGCCGCCGGTGACGACCGCGCCACCGGTCACAACAGTGCCCTCCGTGACCACCGCTCCTCCGGTGACGACCACACCGCCGGTCACCACTGTTCCGCCGGTAACGACCGAACCGCCCGTAACGACCCCCTCATTTCCGAAACCTGCTGAGCCGGAAGACCCTTACGGCCCCGACGGCTTCGACTTCTGGGGCTACGACCGGTGGGGTTATGACCGGTGGGGTTATGACCGGTGGGGTTATGACCGGTGGGGCTACGACGCACAAGGCTACACCTCGCAGGGCTGCGCCCGCTCCGCCGAGGACCGACCCGACGCCGACCGGCTGGCCTGCGAACTGCGCAGGGCTCGACCGTCCACCGGCAGCGCGGGCCACTGAACCCCGCACACTCCTGCTGAACACCTCCCACATCGACTCGTAGCGCGCAAACCGCGCCGCAGGTCGATGTGCGTGGCCGGACACCGGTGCACAGGGCGGGGTCGGCGACGTCGTTCATGGTGTCCCGGTGCATGAAAGTGGCGCTCGAGTCGGAGAATTGACAAAGCCAGTTAGGGAGCCACGCACCGCGCCGCGTCAGGCGCACGGCCGAATCGATTGCGGGCTGCGGATCCACGCGGCCGGCAGTAACCAACCCTCACCAACGCGCGCACGCCGCTTCTCGAGCACAGAGGTCGGTTGGCCGACAGAGAGACCGACCGGCCCGACCCCCTGCGACCAGTCTCGATATCCCCGGCGGTTTGGACTCGGCGCCTGGTAGGACTTTGTTAGGTGGGTTGGGATGTGTTGTGGTTGACCGGTGTCGGGTGTGGAGATGGACGTGGTGCGTCCGGTGATCGAGGAGTTCGCGGCGGAGATGTTCGCTGGTTTCGCGCGTCGGGATCAGCGGGCCAAGGGGCAGTTGTAGCTACGGGGCTGTCCAGTCGCCCTGCTGCCGACGCCCTCATCCGCGTGGTCGACGCGCAAGGCAGGGTTGCTGGTCGTCGGCTTCGCCCGAACCCAATGTCGAAGTCGGCGACATTTCGACTCAGTGGGTGTTATTTCTTGACGGACAGCACCGCCAATTGCCGAGTGTCCGGATGCAGCCGGTGCGAATGCAGATCGAGATCAGCGTGGAAATGGATTACTTCCTTGTCGAGCACGGTCAGACCGGCCGCACCGAGCCAATCGAGCGCTGCGGCCTCCTCGGTCCACGAGATGTGGTGCCCCGGTATGGGGTCGGCCACCTCAATGGGCAGCGAGAAGAGGAAATAGGTGCCCGACCAAGCGCTGTCGACATATCGGTGCAGTGTCTCGGTCGGCTGCAGAGCGTGTTCGATCGAATCCTGGAACAGGTACGCCGGGTAACCGGCGGGCAGTTCATCGCGGTTCATGTCGTGCTCGATCAGCTTGATCGTACTACTCCAGTCCGGGCGCCAGTGCTCAAGCACCAACTCCGCGAACTCCAAACTTGTCGACTCGAATTCGCACAGCGCCATCTCGACCCGCCGGGTGGACAGATAGTGCCGGACGTAGCGCTGTGGCGTGCCGAAACCGATGTCGCACACCGCCTCCGGCGCGATGGTCTCCAGATATCCGAGCACGATCTCCTGCCGTCGATCATGCCAATTGCCGGCGAGCTGATTGTGGAGATGCATCGCCATACGCAACGAAGTGGAAGAGTACGACTCGTTCGAGTAGTTCATGATGGAGAGGTCGTAGAACATCCATGCATCGATGATCTCCTGCGGTGGGATGGATAGTCTGCGCTGCAGATACTCCAGCTCGGCACGACAGGCCGGTACCGCGAGCAGCGAATCGATCAACTTCGCCACCTGTTCTCTATATTCCATACTGCTATTGCTCTCGTTCGATCGGAGTCGACGCGGCGAAAACCGATCGCCCCGACCAGTCTTTTTCGGCACGCCTGGCCCGCACGGCTCCACCGCACTCAGCCGCCCTGCGCCTTGAGACGGCTTGTGATCGCCCTCACGATCGCCAGCTTCCCATGATGTGTCAACTACATAATTCCCAGGTGTGAAAAATCCGTGATCCAGCGCGTGCGGGCAGGTTGCCGGATAGATTACCGACACCGTCAATGCGATTCGACGACCACGAAAGCGCCTAGTAGGACTTTGTTAGGTGTGTAATCGTGTTGGGGTGGGGATGGGTTGGTGGCGGGTGTGGCAGTGGCCGGTCCAGGATCGGCCTTCGAAGTGGTCCAGGCCGAGTCCGTCTTTGAGTTCGCGGTAGTCGTGTTCGATGCGCCAGCGATCTTGGCCAGCCGCACCAGGTCCCGTAGCGGAATCGTGGGTGGGAGGGTGGCCAGCCGGTAGTCGGTGGGTTCGGGCGCACCGGTCGGCCATTCGGCCGGCAGCCAGCATTCGGGCAGGCTGCCGTCGGGTGCTCGGGTGATGTTGCGGTTGGCCGGACGCACTCGCAGCGCGAGGAACCGGGATCGCATCACCGCCCCGGGATTGGATGCGGTCTTGCGGCTGCCGCGGCGCTAGGTCACGAACCGTCCGCCCGAGCGGCCGGTGGTGGTGATCTTTGTCTTGGCGGTGACGGGTTTGTCGGGGTTCCTTCGGGAAACCGGTGTCATCGACCACGAGGGCGTCCGGATCGATCAACCGCGCCGCCTACCCGGCCAACCGGGCCCTCACCTCGGTGTGATCCCAGGTCGAGGTGGTCACGAACTGCTGGAGCTGGTGGGTGGATTGCGCAGA
Encoded here:
- a CDS encoding MerR family transcriptional regulator gives rise to the protein MPAGSVPVSDAAGYTVRAVAERLGIPTATLRSWNRRYDIGPPQHRPGKHRLYTEADIATLERMLTLIRAGASPAGAAAAVRGPAPTLGRRESLLAAAFALDTTSVSSQLEAHVRAFGVVDTWDLLCRPAFADIVDRQLGGEGCIDVEHLLSWCVISVLHRTNPPPVLGGTTPVVLACTSGETHSLPLEVLRAALAERGAGARMLGADVPAAALADTLARFDRPAAVLLWSQQESTALTSAVRACLGAGARVLVGGPGWEAVFLPDGVERVDSLRDAADRLA
- a CDS encoding lipocalin family protein, whose protein sequence is MAGGATAAPGPAAGPAPVPRLELDRYLGTWRQLAAVPQYFNLACARDTQANYSLDPQGNIAVRNTCTTWANTRNEINGTAVVNDRETGAQLHVSFPSVPTQEGLEGPTNYIVTALGPDYSWAVVTDPSRVSGFVLARAASLDAGTWQQVRAAITAAGQNPCLYLTSPTTGGDSRIVPLCTG
- a CDS encoding DNA photolyase family protein translates to MTVTIALFTRDLRVRDNPVLTAAHREGAVVPLFVLDDAILSGGFAAPNRARFLCAALAELDDELRAAGGGLILRRGEVAAEVDRVVAQVHAESVHVAADVSGYSRHRARALRERLSRRGCLLHLHAATITAADPETLRPATGRDHFAIFSPYFRRWSDASQRRPLGKPRDLTVPQVSSLPLPDPGELCAGPTSPRLAVGGETTGRRIMRDWLAGPIEHYDRDNDDLAADATSRLSPYLHFGCVSPVELVQRVDTATAGGHAFARQLAWRDFHHQLLAARPSAAWRDYRDRSIRWREDHQAVEAWREGRTGHPIVDAGMRQLRAEGWMHNRARLITASFLTKSLRVDWRVGAEHFLRWLVDGDLANNQLNWQWVAGTGTDTRPNRVLNPLRQAERYDPDGAYVRRWVPELAHLPGARIHRPWRAQVDPADYPAPIIDVVGM
- a CDS encoding PIG-L family deacetylase; translation: MATVVAFHAHPDDETLLTGGTLAKLSAAGHRTVIVVATDGHMADLDGRKPLRLSELESSAAALGVHRVVHLGYADSGHGAVLYADPPDRRRFVRADPEEAAQRLAAILRAENAEILLSYDSNGGYGHRDHVRVHEVGKRAAELAGVSRVLDATLPRESYARLIHVLRLSRIPLPDDPSALVSRYSPRSAITHRIDVAAHAAQRKTALAAHRSIIEGSSRFATIAKTLSGLPTPVLARVLRWEWFAEEGAASTSATPLDDIFRPAPR